Part of the Streptomyces europaeiscabiei genome is shown below.
ACGGCCGTCTTGCCGGTGCCCGGGGCACCCTCCACGCAGACGGAGGTGCCGAGATCCGCCCGCACCAGCTCGTCCTGCTCCGGCTGGATGGTGGCGGCGATGTCCCGCATGGGACCGAGCCGGGGCCGCTCGATCTCGACGGCGAGAAGACTTCCCGGGTTTCCTGGGCCGTCTCGGCCGCCTCGGCAGCCTCGGCCGTCATGGCCGTCATGGCCGTCATGGCCGTCATGGCCGTCTCGGCAGCCTCGGCCGTCATGGCCGCCTCGGCAGCCGTCCGGTGCGGCGGAGCCCCGGCCGGTCGGGGTGGCACGACGGTCCAGGTGCTCGTCCTCCAGCCCCGTGAGGTCGGCCGACTCCCCTCGGCTGCCCTGCGCCCACCCGAAGCGACGCCGGACGGCGACACCCTGGGGATCACGGGAACTCGCCTGGTAGAAGGCCCGCGACACCGGCGCCCGCCAGTCCACGACGAGGGGCGGCACGGCCGGATCCTCACTGATCCGCAGCCGCCCGACGTGATAGCTCTGCCCGGCGTGGTCGATATTCGCGTGATCGGCGTTCATGCGGTCGTCGAAGTCGAGCCGCCCGAAGAACAACGGCCCCTCCGGCAGCTCACGCATCTCCTTGGCACGGCTGCGCAGCCGGTACCCGAGCACCTCGGCGTCGGCCCCCGACGCGGAGACGTCCTCGCCGACGACGACCTGCTCCCCCGCCCCCTCGACCATGGCGGCGAGGGCGGCGCGGCAGGTGTCGTGGTACGCACGCTCGCGGACGAGAGCGTGCCGGAGGGCGGGGTCGGTGGCAGGTTCGACAGACGTCATTCCGCCGAGCGTACCGAATAACGTGACCGAGTTAAATTATTTACCGAGACTCATCTCTCGGGAGCCCGCCACCCTCAGGCCGCCCGGACCGAGAGAACATCGAGAGGACAACGCACGCGCCCCCTCAGACCGCCCCGAGCGGAAGCGCCCCCTCCAGCCGCCCGAACACCCGCTCGGCGGCGGCAACGGCGTCCCGCTCGACCTCCTCCACCGGCTCCCCCCGCTCGACCCGCCGCCGGTTCTCCTCCGCGAGCACCCGCCGTACGGTCACGATCTGCCCGGCGGCGACCCGCGCGTCGAGCCCACCCCCGAGCACCTCGGCGAGCGCGGCCTCGGCCCGCTCCAGATGTCCATGGGCCCGCGCGACCAGCGACGGCGTCCCGTAGAGGAGCCGATGGAACGCGAGCACCTGCGGATGGTCGTTCAACCCGGTCACCGGGTCCCGCCGGGCCAGCCCCGCCAGGAAGTGCGCCCGGACCGCCCCCACCACCGACTCCCCCTCGGCCCGCCCCGCGACCACCCGCGCCGTCTCGTCCTCGTGATCGGCGATCCGGTACAGCACGAGGTCCTCCTTCGCCGGGAAGTACCGGAAGAGCGTCGGCTTCGAGATCTCCGCCGCCGCGGCCACCTCGGCCACGGACACCGCGTCGAACCCCTTCTCGAGAAACAGCCGGATCGCGACCTCCGACACGCTCTCGTACATCCGCCGCTTCTTACGCTCCCGCAGGCCGGTCTCACTCATACGGTCGAGCCTACGCAGATCGGGCCTCCGTCTCAGACTCCCGTGCCTCGGGGCCAGGCCGGCCGCACCGCCAACCGCCAGAGGTCGTCGAAGTGTTTGTTCCAGGTCGTCACCGCGGCCTTGGCGTCGTCGGTTTCCTCCACCGACCAGACGTTCAGGTCGGTGAGGTAGCCCTTGGGGTCGTAGTACTCCGGGTCCGAGCCATAGCCCACGGTGCGGGCGGCCACGTCGTACAGCCCGTGCAGCACCAGCTCCCGGTTGAAAATGCAGATCTTGTCCCGCGGTATGCCGGGATAGAAGCGGTACTCGCACTCGGCCGTCACCCGCCCCCCGACGCTCAGTCTGTGAGCGATCGCCGACAGCCTCTGGTCGTACTCCTGACATTTGAGTTCCAGGCGCTTGCGGAACTCCTCGTCGTCGACCGGTTCACCTCCCGGACCCACTCGTGAGGGGACGGTCATGGACTGCTGGAAGTCGGGGACCAGGAACCGGACCAGGACGTGCCGCGTCGGGCCGGGGTCGTCCAGAAGGCCTTCCAACCGGTGGTAGAGCTCGTTGTAGAGCGTCTCCCCCGTGTATCCAAGGAAGCTGATCTCCACCGTCCGCGTGTGGAACGCGTCCGTCACGAAACCACCCAGTTCGCGCGACTTCACCTGGGCACGCATGGGCGCCCGGAGGGAGCTCGCGAGATCCTTCACGGTGTCGTACAGCACATAACCCACAAGGCCGAGCAGGGCGCCACCGAGGAACACCTTGCCCTGCAGCGCTTCGCCCACGGGTTTCACGAACTGGGCGGTGAGTCCCGTGACAAAGATCCCGAACAACAGCAGACGAGTGGCCACGGGCTCGATGCGCGTCTGGAACCGTTTGAAGCGCTCACCGACACCCCCATCGGGCGGCCTGTTCCCCCCACCGGACATCCCGACCCTCCCCCGTCTCGCAGCACGCGGCTGCGTGTCAGCCTTCCGCGGCCCTGCCCGTCCTACCGGTTCCATCGTCGAGGCGGGGCAGCGCCTCGGCAAGATAGGGGTTGGTGGGCTTCACTCCCAGCCCGAGCGAGGCGGTCGCCGCGGCCAGGGTCATGGCATAGGTATCCACCGCCCGACGGACGTTGGGGGCGTCCAGACTGTCGCCGGTGACCAGCCGGTCCAGGTCCACATAGGCGGAGCGGACCGTCTCGATCCACCGGTACACGCGCCAGTCGTCGTGCCATCCCTTGGTGCAGTCCTCCGGCAGTATCCGGGACCAACGGGTGAACAGTCGGTCCCGGATCTCCGGGAGCGTGGGAGTCAGGTGCATGTGGCGCACCAGGTCGTACAGCGGATCACCCACCATCGCCATCTCCCAGTCGATGAGGGTCAGCCCGGTACCACCACTTCGGCGCACCAGGTTCCAGGGGTTGAGATCGCCGTGCAGCAGAACGGACCGGCGCGGGGTCACCAGGTGCCGGTCGAGAAGTTCACCGAGCCGGCGGATGTTTCCGGGGAGCCCCAACTCCCTCGCGAGCGCGAGGGTTTCCTTGGGGAGTTGGTCGACCATACGAAGCAGTTCGTTGCGCAGCCCCTGCCAGAAGTCGTGGCCCAGCGTGTCCGAACCCAGCTCCTCGCAGTCGACCCGGGTCAACTCGCAGAGCTGGTCGACGAGATCGTCCGCCTCATGCGGCAGCAAGCCCTCCTCCGGATGGTCCGGGTGCCGGATCTCGCCCTCCGGCCCCTCGTACGTGTGGATGGTGAACCGATCACTCAGACTCGGATGGCTGTCTCCCAGGGCCAGCACTCGTGGCGCCCGCACCTTCACCCCGGACTTCTCGATGGCGATCAGGACGGCGTGCTCGTTCAGAAAGCGCCGCTCCCGGGGGTTGGCCGACCCCACGTTCCGTCGCACCATGACCGGGAAGGGAATGCCCCGGACCTGCACGGCCGTACTGAGATGGGCGGTCCCCTTGAACACATGGTCGGCCGAGGCGGCACCCTCCGCGAACAGCGCGTCCCTGACGGCCCATGCCGGGAACTTCGGGTGCAGCTGAACCCTCTTGTCGGCCCGCCAGGGGATGGACTGCACTCTCCTGCCTCCGATGTGCTGCCTTCCGTTGGACACATACCAACTCACGAGAATCCGTTCGATGACTCTCAGGTCCGGCACGCTCTTGAGCCCCAGGGGCTCCTCGGCCACCAGTAGTGCCCGGTGCACCGCGTGGGTCGCGGCATCGACGTCCCGCTGATCGAGGTGCCCGTCGAGCGAGGTCACCGCGCGCATCACATCGGGGTAGACGGACTGGGCCTGCTCGAAGGCGACGTAGTGCCTCAGATCTCGCTCGACACCGTTGACCGCCTTGCTGCACCTCTGCTCCATGGCCGCCCGCCACGCGTCCGTCACCTCGACCCACTGCTCCCGGGGGTACGCCGTCCGCACGAGATGTGTGGCGAGGTCGTGCACCGGGTCGCCGTAGGTCGCCAGTTCCCAGTCGACGCAGATCAGCGGAGGGTCACCGTGGTAGGAGAAGATCACATTGTCACGGTGCAGATCCGTGTGGAGCAGGCTGAAGGGACGGCTGACCATCGCCGGCACCCTCTCCGCGAACCGCACCATCGCGTCGTCAGGAATGCCGAGCGAGGCGAACAGCCCTCCGAACCTGCGCCAGTTGGGCTGCCTGATCTGTTCCTCGGTCGCGAGCGCAAGAGTCCGGAGAAAGGCCCGGCTGTCCCGGCTGGTCCGAGGCCAGGACTGCGGCAGCGGAGGCAAGTCCTTCCTCTTCACCTGCGTCATGTCCGCCAACAGGCCGGCGAGAGCGGAGATCAGATGGGGCTCCAACGGCTTGCCACTGCGGCAGATGGTGGAGAGCGGCACGCCCTGCACATAGCTCAGGACAGTCACGTCCCCGTGTTTGACCAGGCACTGCGGAACATGAGGCAGCGCACCGCGGATAGACCTGAGGATCTCCGCCTCGTCCTGCCAGGTCCTGATCACGACGGGCAGCGCGTGGCGCATTCTGCGCCGGACGGTGACACGGTCATGGCGGGCCAGAGCCGGAAGTCCGAGGCTGATCTCCTCCGACGGCCGCACGACGTAGTTCAGGTTGTGGTGGCCCCGGCTGGACTCCCCCTCGGTCCTCGCGTACGCCACAAGGCTGCTGAACGCGTCGTCCAGCTCCGTCCTCGGAGCGGAAGGCCCGGGCACTGGCGAACGGCCCAAAGGTCACTCCTGAAAGATTGTGCATCGCGGTGTGCATGCGCCGCGAAATGAGTGGGCACACTGTAGTGCTCCGAGCTCGGGCAGCTTGACCAAGTCGGAAAATCAGCGCCGGAGTGTGACTTCCACCACCAGTGGGCTCACCGTACCCATCCGCGCATCGACCCGCGCGATTCAGGACGTCGAGGCGAGCCGTTCCCAGCAGGAGTCGAACCAGGTCTGCATGCTCTCCATGAACACCGACCCGGTGGAGTTGGGGTCGCCCTCGTCGTTGACGTGCCGGGTCAGGGTCGAGCCCAGACCGAGCACGTCCAGTGCCTCGATCTCCGTCCCGTCGTCGAGAAGGATGGGACGCTCCACCACCTCGTACGGGCCGAACAGCGCCTCCACGCCCCTGCGCAGATAGAGCTTGAAGGTGGGGACCAGTGGGACGGTCCGCACCTCCACCTCCACGGACGGCACCAGGCCCTCCGTCCTCAGGTTTTGCAGCGCCAGGCGCGACGAGGTCGTGTGTCGTCGGGTGATTTCCCGGAGCCGCTCCTGTAGCTGGCCCTGCAACCGGTCCAATTGGCCTGCCTCGCCCAACTCGGCGACGGGGTTCCTGGCCCGGGGGTACGGCAGCTCCAGCGATCCGTCGGGCTGCAGCATCCGCAGCTCGATGCGTTGCGGAGGAGCGAGCTCACCGGTACGGATGCGCTCGGCCTGCAACCGCACATGGGCGTCGAGGCTTTCGGACGTCAGGGTGAAGACGTCCAGCCGCACGACGGGCTGCGCGAAGGCCCTGGTGACGAACGGCCCCAGCGCGGCGCGCAGCCTAGGCGCCGCCTGCGGCTCGCGTCCCGAGTGGATCGGGCTCTTCACCACCCGGGAGCCGCTGCCCTGACGGGACTCGATCCATCCCTCGTTCTTCAGCTCACGCAACACACGCTGCACGGTGTCACGCGAAACCCTGAACTCGTCGGCGAGTTCGCGCTGCGTCGGCAGAGTGGTGTCCAGGGCGTACGTGCCGTCGGCGATACGGGTGCGCAGATCTTCCAGAAGGGCGTTGAACCCCTTCCCGCCGCCATCACCACGTTCTCCGCTCACACCGCGACCGTACCTCCATGGCGGAGCGACCAAACCACGGTCAGTCATATTGGCGGCCCAGTTGGCTGGTTGACTGCAACAAATCGAGAAGAGCCGTTAAGGGATCAACCAGTCCGGGCACATCAAATATGCGGCAACCAGTCCAATTGGACTGGTAGTTGATTGGCTGTCATGGATGAGGAGGGGGTGGGCTCTTGTGGCGTTCTTGCAACTGCTTTTGACCGTGACGGTGCTCGGGGTGGAGCAACTGTTGAAAATCCGGTACGGAGCCCTGGGGCTCACCTTCCTCGTGCTGTTCAGCATCGGTGTCAGGACCCGCAACACCACGTTCCTGTCCGCCAGTGCCGTGGTCTTCCTGCTGTTGATGGCTCAGGCCTGAGACCTCAGCACACTCAGCACGGGCTGCAACGAACGTACGACGACCTCCGCGCCCGCACTTCTCAGCAGCTTCTCCTTTCGGTCGTTTCGCGCGTAGCCGAGGAACGGCACTCCGGCCCGCGTGGCGGCAACGCAGTCCGTAGGGGCGTCACCGATCATCAGGGCCGCAGAAGGAGGGGCGCCCAGGGCGTTCAGAGCCCGGTTCAGACAGTGCGGGTCCGGCTTCAGCAGATCGAGATCGCTGGTGCGCCCGTACAGGTGCGGGACGAAGCACTCGGCGAGACCACGGCCTTCGAGGTAGTTCAGCACCGTACGCGCCGAGTTGTTGCTGGCCACCGCGAGCCGGCCGCCCTTCGCGGACCAGGTGCGTATCAGCGGATCGGCATACGCGGTGGGCATCGCGGAGGCGACCGCCTTGAGTTCCTGCCGGGTGAGCCGCTCTTCCAGCTCCGTCACCAGATCGCTGCGCGGATGCCTCCTGTTGACCGCGTACAGCACGACCATCGGGTCGGAGTGGACCCGCTCCTCGTCGGTGAGGAGCCCGCTCAGCCCCTGCCCCTCCAACCAGGCCACCAGATCCTTCGCGACCTGCTCCGCCGTGTGCCCGGCGAAGAGCCGGCAGATGGGCCCGTCGAAGTCGAAGAGAACGTAACGAACAGGGGTGATCAGTGCTCGCAGAATCTCTGTCTCTACTGTCACCGGTTCAGTCTGCGTCGTATCAGGAGTCACTAGGAGAGTGTCAGGTCCGTCGTGATGGTTTCCCAGAGCGCGTTGAACCACAGTTGCGACTGCTCCACGAACGCGGCGTCACGGGGCCCGGTCTCCTTCTCGAAGGAGAAGAGGAGGGACTGGGTGCCGAAGGCGTCGTACATCTGCAGGGGGCCGTCCGCCATCTGCTCCTCGCGCTGCATGAGCATGTAGTAGGCGATCAGGGCTTCCTGGCCGTTGAGGAGGTAGAGCTTGACGGGCGGGGTGAAGGGGAGGGCGCGGAAGGTCACGCGGACGTCGAGCTGGTGGGACGTGCGCAGGGCCAGGAGGTTGTGGCGCAGGACGCGGATCTGGGCGTTGCGCTGGTCGAGCCAGCGCTTGTGGACCGGGTCCTCCTCGTCGTCCTCGCCCCGCCCCTCCACGGGGACCGGGAACGCCAGGTTGATCTTCCGGGAGGGGAGGAGGATGCGTACGTCGATGGACTCGGGACGGATCGTCCCCTCGTGGATGCGGCGGACCGGTTCACCGAGGGCCATCATCAGGGTCTCGGCGGTGAGGCAGGCCGCGTCGACGCGGACCTGCGGCTGGGAGAAGGCCGCGCCGAGGCGGGGACCGAGGCCCACCATCGTCGGCTGCGGCTCGTCCCGCGCGGCGTGGGCGGCCTCGGCGACCCTGGGCGGGCTCCCCTTGCTCACGTTGCTCAGCAGCCCGTCCTCCTGCAGGGCGCGCAGCGCCTGACGGACCGTGCCGCGCTCCACGCCGAACTCCTCCGCCAGCTCGGCCTGGGTGGGCAGGCGCTCGCCGGGCCTGAGGTCGCCGCCGCGGATGCGGTCCCGCAGGGCGTCGGCGATCTCCTGGGACGAGAGCTTTCTGCTGCCGTTCACTGCAACGTTCTCCTGGGTCACGACCAAACGCTACAACTCTCACCCATCTTTGGGGAGTTCACGGGAAGGTGGTTATGAACATAGACCAAGTGGGAACCATTTAAACAGAGTTGGTTGCCAACTTGGTCGAGTTGGCGGAAGTTCCGCCTCATCTCGGCTCCCGCCCACCCCAGCCCCTCGGAGGAGGTTCCACCATGCCCGCTGCCATCGCCCTCGTCTCCGCCCTCACCTTCATCGTCTTCCAGCGATTCGTCGAGTGGCGCTTCGGCACGATGGGAGCCGTCGGCCTGCTGTTCCTCACGATCGGGCTGAAGGCGAACAACCACACGTGCAGCTCGATCGGCGCGGTCATCCTCGCGCTGATGTTCACCGGACCCGCGATGTGAAGCGGGAACCCCGCCCTGTGCCGGCCGTCAGCTCGTGAGCAGCAGGTCCGAACTGATGGTCTCCCACAGGGCGTTGAACCACAGGCCGGACTGCTCGACGAAGGTCGTGTCCCGCGGGGCGGCGGCCGCGCTCCGCTCGAACGCGAACAGCGTGGACTGGGTGCCCTCGGCGTCGTACATCTCCAGCTGCTCACTGTCCACTTCGGCCTCCTTCCGCTGGACCGTGTAGTACGCGAACAGCGCCTCCCGGCCGTTGAGGAGGTACAGCTTCACGGGTGGGGTGAAGGGCAGCGCGCGGAACGCGACACGCACGTCTATGCCGTGCGTGGACCGCAGGGCCAGCAGGTTGTGCTTGAGGACCTGCCCCTGGGCGTTGCGATGGGCGAGCCAGCGGCGCTGCAGCCGGCCGTCGACCGAGGCGTCGACCGGGGCCGGGAAGGCGAGCGGGATGTCACGGCTGGGCAGCATCACCCGGACGTCGACCCTGGCCGGATTTATGCGCCCCGCGTGAATCTCGCGCAACGGCTCACCCACGGCGAGCGTGAGGGACACGGACGTCAGGCAGAGGGCGTCGATCTTCACGTGCGGGGCCGCGAAGGCTGCGGATATGCGAGGGGCAAGCTCCACCATCGTGGGCCGCGGCGCCGCGTGCGGTCCGCGGACGGCCGACGCCCCCACGCGTGGGGCGACAGTCGCCGGGCTGCCCTTGGAAACGTTGGTGAGCAGGTGCTCCGACTGCAGGATGCGCAAGGCCTGCCGTACGGCCCCGCGCTCCACGCCGAACTCGTCCGCCAGCTTCGCCTGGGTGGGCATGCGCTGTCCCGGTCGCAGCTCGCCGGACCTGATCCGGCCGCGCAACACGTCGGCCACCTCGCGATGTGACCTCTGGGGCCGCTGTGACGACTTCCGCCCATCGACGGCCGTACGTTCCCGCTCCACGAACAAACACTACAACTTCTCGCCATCTTTGGGCAGTTCGTGGGAAGGTGGTTATGAGACGACTCCAAGCGGAGATAAGTAAGTTGGAGTTGGTCGCCAACTTTCACAACATGGTCTGAATTTCAGAGGGTTGGCGACACCGAGACGGACACCGCGACGGACACCGCGAGCGAAACCGTGAGCGACCGCTGGCGACACCGCGAGCGACACCCGAGACCGACCGATCGACCTCCCCTCCGGAGGGGAGCCGGGAGCTCGACCGGTCCGCACAGCCACAACTGAATGGTTCAGCCACAACTGAATGCGCAGCCACAACCACAACTGAACAGCTACGGATTCCGCACCCACCAGGAAAGGTCTCAGAAGAGGTCCGGGCACCACGGGCGCCTGGACGTCCGCAGTAGGGCGTCGGCCACAAAGGCGGCGCCCTTCCGCTGTTCCCGCACCCGGCCGAGCGCGGTGAGCCGTACGGCCGACTCGTCGCCCAGCCACAGCGCCGCCAGGTCCGCGGCCTCCAGGACGAGGTCCCCGTCCTCACTCGTCGGCACGCAACTCGCCCCGTCCGGGCCCGCGTCCAGCCGATAGCGCCCGCCCGCGAAGCCGTCCCGGTCGACGACCTCCAGCACCAGCGCCGCCCCGGTCCCCGCGTACGTACGGGCCTCCAGCGCCCGTACGACGTCCAGGATCCGCACCCACAGCCAGTCCGCATGGGTGGTGACGCTCACGGCGCGCGGGTCGGGGAAGAAGTGCGGGAGGAGGTCGTCCGGGGCCCGCCAGCCGGACTTGACCTTGGTGATCCAGTCGATCGAGCAGAGGTAGTGCCACAGGGCGCGCTCGGCGGCCGGGGTCGTCGCGATCAGCCAGTTGACGTCGGCCGTGTTCTGCGGCTGCTTCATCTGCCAGGTGTCGTCCGTCTCGTACGAGACCATGCCCTCGATCTCACCGGCCGCCGAGCGGTACACCGCATAGAACGGCTCGGTCCAGGAGGAGCTGGTCCGCAGGTCACCGGTGTTGACCCGCCACCAGCGCTCGTCGCGGTCCACCGCGCCGGGCTGGGCGTGGCGGAGGCGGTCGTGCAGGGCGGGGCCGAGAGCGCGTACGACCGCGCCGTCGACGAGGTCGACCCGGCCGCCGTCCGCCGGGCCGGACCAGCGGGGGTCCAGGCCGGTGCGGGGCACGTCGACGGTCCACTCGGTGGTGCAGGTGGCGGGACCGAAGCCGTAGCGGCCGTAGATCGGGTACTCGGCGGCGATCAGGGTGGCGACGACGTCGCCGCGGTCCTTCGCGGCGACGAGGTCGTGGGCCATCATCCGGGTGAGAATGCCTCGGCGGCGGTGGGTGGGGCTGACCGTGACGTTCGAGATGGCGTCGGCGGGGACGGTCCGGCCGCCGACGACTGTCAGCTCCTGCGGGAAGGAGCGGAAGGTCGCGACGACCTGGGTGGTGTCGGTGGGGGTGAGGGGGGTGCGGGATCGGGACGCGTCGAAGGCGGCGAGGGTGCGGGGTGGGTCCATGTGGGCCGAGCGGTCCTTGAGCTCCTGCTCGGAGAGGGATTCCGGGGCGCGGAGGAAGCCGGTGTTGAGGGCGTTCAGCCAGGCCGGGATCTCGTCCTCGGTGACAGGGCGTACGGCTATGTCGTGGGAGGAGCTCATGGGGCCACGCTAGGGGGTGCTCCGCGGTGTGTCTCGGGGTTTTTCCCGCCCCCGCCGCCCCTGCCCGTCCCTCCTCCAGGGGCCGCGCCCCTTCGACCCCCGGCCGCGGGTTCGTGGGGGCTGGTCGCGCAGTTCCCCGCGCCCCCGGAAGGCGCGGCCCTTCGGGCCTGGCCTTCCAGGGGGTCACCCCGGTCGATCAGATCAGCAGGTCGTCCACCTGGGCCTCGCCCTCGCGGTAGCGGCGGGCGATCTCGGCGCTGCAGTCGTCCGCGGTGCGCTGGAGTCGCTGGCGGCGGCCGGAGATCTGCTGCTCGTGGTGGACGAGACGGGCGAGGCCGGCGGTGAGTTCGTCGTCGGTGCGGGCCTGGAGGTCGGAGAGTTCGACCTCGGCGAGCATCTCGGCGGCGAGCCGGCGGTACTCCTCTCCGTAGGGCGTGCCCACGGTGACGTGGCGGGCCGAGGACCGGTGCCGGGCCGGGGCGTCCGTGAGGATCGCCGAGAGCCGGTCGACGAGCGCCGAGGGCTCCCCCCGGGCCGTGGGGTCCGCCGCGCCGCCCCGGCGGACCAGTTCGGCGCGCAGGATGTCGATACGGCCCTGGAGCAGCCGCCGCAGATAACTGAGATCGGCCTCGTCCCGCTGGGCGTCCCGGCGCAGTGCGCGCAGTTCGGGCAGCCGCAGCCGGGACAGGGCGTGCTCGGCCGGGTCCGGCGGCGGCAGTGGTTCGCTGTCCGTGCGCTGGACCGGTGGCCGGCGGACGCCGGGGCCCGGCCCCGGATTGGTACGGGTGAACGTCGCAGTCCCCGGGGGCTGCCCTGTACTCGATGTGCTCATGCGCCTCAACCGTCCCCTCGACCGGTGTGTGTGAGCATGGTGCCACTCCGAGTGGCCGCTATGTGACCGAGTCCCCGCGATCCACCCCAGATGGTCGGTAATGGATCAATGAGAAAGACCGGGCAAAGCGCTCTTCAAACCCTCGTGATCACAAACCCCCCGTAAGGGGGACCCCCTTGCACGCGGCCGATGGACGTCGGCGGCATGATGGTCGGCATGCGTGCGGTGGTGCAGAGGGTCGACGGCGCGAGCGTCGTCGTGGACGGTGAGACGGTCGGTGCGATCGAGGGCGAGGGGTTGTGTGTCCTCGTGGGGGTGACGCACGACGACACCAAGGAGAAGGCGGCGCAGCTGGCCCGCAAACTGTGGTCGGTGCGGATGCTGCACGACGAGAAGTCGTGCGGCGATGTGGACGCGCCACTGCTGGTGATCAGCCAGTTCACCCTGTACGGCGACGCCCGCAAGGGCCGCCGGCCCACCTGGAACGCGGCGGCGCCCGGCGATGTCGCCGAGCCCTTGGTGGAGGAGGTCGTCGCACAGCTGCGGTCGCTGGGGGCGACGGTGGCGACCGGGCGGTTCGGGGCGCAGATGCGGGTCACGCTGACCAATGACGGGCCGTTCACGGTGCTGCTGGAGATGTGAGACGCCGGGCGCCTCCCGCCGGCCGGCGGGAGGGGGGCGCAACCCGGCGCTCACGGGGTGCCACCGCTACGGCTCGACCACGGTCTCCTGTGCCGCTGCCGTCGTGTCGGCCATGAGCCTCGCGTCCACCGGTACGTTGCGCTTGATCAGGGCGAGGGCCACCGGGCCCAGTTCGTGGTGGCGGGCCGAGGTCGTGATGAAGCCGAGCTTGCGGCCGTCGGGGCCGTCGTCCGCGAGGCGGATCTCCGCGCCGCGCGGCGGGAGGTGGACCTCGCTGCCGTCGAGGTGGAGGAAGACCAGGCGACGCGGGGGCTTGCCGAGGTTCTGGACGCGGGCGACGGTCTCCTGGCCCCGGTAGCAGCCCTTCTGCAGGTGCACCGCCGTACCGATCCAGCCCAGCTCGTGCGGGATGGTGCGGTGGTCGGTCTCGAAGCCGAGGCGGGGGCGGTGGTGCTCGACGCGCAGCGCCTCGTACGCGAGGAGACCCACCGCGGGGGCGGTCTTCTCCGCGTACGACTCCAGGTCCGTACGCGGAAGGAACAGATCACGGCCGTACGGCGTCTCGCGGACCACCGTGCCCTCCGGGATCTCGGCGATCGAACCGGCCGGGAGGTGGACGACCGCGAAGTCGCCCGTCCGGTCGGCTACTTCGACCCGGTAGAAGAACTTCATCGACTCCAGGTACGCGAGCAGCGCCTCCTGGGTGCCGGGCTCGACGTGGGCCCAGACGGTCGCGCCGTCGTCGACCAGGTACAGCGCGTGCTCGATGTGGCCGTTGGCGGAGAGGATCAGCGCCTCGGTGGCCTCGCCCGTGGGGAGTTCGCTGACGTGCTGGGTGAGGAGCAGGTGCAGCCAGCTGAGCCGGTCATCGCCGGTGACGGCGAGGACGCCCCGATGGGAGAGGTCGACGAATCCGGTGCCGTCGGCGAGGGCACGCTGTTCGCGGAACAGGTCCCCGTAGTGGGCGGCGACACCTTCGTCCACCCCCTCGCCGGAGACGGCGCCGGGCAGGGACAGCAGAGGGCTCTTCATACGCCTAAGCCTACGACTCGGTAGTTGAACTCTTGGCAGTTGAGTTCTTGGTGCCTGAAGCCTTGCGGGCACAGTCCTGGCAGCGGCCGAAGATCGCGAAGTGCTTCATGTCGGTGTCGAAGCCGAACGTCTCACGCAGCTTGGCCGTGAAGTCCGCCGCCACCGACACATCCGCCTCGATCACGTTCCCGCAGTCCCGGCAGACGAGGTGGATGTGGTGGTGCCGGTCGGCCAGGTGGTACGTCGGCGCCCCGTGCCCCAGAT
Proteins encoded:
- a CDS encoding GntR family transcriptional regulator produces the protein MSGERGDGGGKGFNALLEDLRTRIADGTYALDTTLPTQRELADEFRVSRDTVQRVLRELKNEGWIESRQGSGSRVVKSPIHSGREPQAAPRLRAALGPFVTRAFAQPVVRLDVFTLTSESLDAHVRLQAERIRTGELAPPQRIELRMLQPDGSLELPYPRARNPVAELGEAGQLDRLQGQLQERLREITRRHTTSSRLALQNLRTEGLVPSVEVEVRTVPLVPTFKLYLRRGVEALFGPYEVVERPILLDDGTEIEALDVLGLGSTLTRHVNDEGDPNSTGSVFMESMQTWFDSCWERLASTS
- a CDS encoding TetR family transcriptional regulator codes for the protein MSETGLRERKKRRMYESVSEVAIRLFLEKGFDAVSVAEVAAAAEISKPTLFRYFPAKEDLVLYRIADHEDETARVVAGRAEGESVVGAVRAHFLAGLARRDPVTGLNDHPQVLAFHRLLYGTPSLVARAHGHLERAEAALAEVLGGGLDARVAAGQIVTVRRVLAEENRRRVERGEPVEEVERDAVAAAERVFGRLEGALPLGAV
- a CDS encoding aminoglycoside phosphotransferase family protein, which encodes MPGPSAPRTELDDAFSSLVAYARTEGESSRGHHNLNYVVRPSEEISLGLPALARHDRVTVRRRMRHALPVVIRTWQDEAEILRSIRGALPHVPQCLVKHGDVTVLSYVQGVPLSTICRSGKPLEPHLISALAGLLADMTQVKRKDLPPLPQSWPRTSRDSRAFLRTLALATEEQIRQPNWRRFGGLFASLGIPDDAMVRFAERVPAMVSRPFSLLHTDLHRDNVIFSYHGDPPLICVDWELATYGDPVHDLATHLVRTAYPREQWVEVTDAWRAAMEQRCSKAVNGVERDLRHYVAFEQAQSVYPDVMRAVTSLDGHLDQRDVDAATHAVHRALLVAEEPLGLKSVPDLRVIERILVSWYVSNGRQHIGGRRVQSIPWRADKRVQLHPKFPAWAVRDALFAEGAASADHVFKGTAHLSTAVQVRGIPFPVMVRRNVGSANPRERRFLNEHAVLIAIEKSGVKVRAPRVLALGDSHPSLSDRFTIHTYEGPEGEIRHPDHPEEGLLPHEADDLVDQLCELTRVDCEELGSDTLGHDFWQGLRNELLRMVDQLPKETLALARELGLPGNIRRLGELLDRHLVTPRRSVLLHGDLNPWNLVRRSGGTGLTLIDWEMAMVGDPLYDLVRHMHLTPTLPEIRDRLFTRWSRILPEDCTKGWHDDWRVYRWIETVRSAYVDLDRLVTGDSLDAPNVRRAVDTYAMTLAAATASLGLGVKPTNPYLAEALPRLDDGTGRTGRAAEG
- a CDS encoding winged helix-turn-helix domain-containing protein, whose amino-acid sequence is MFVERERTAVDGRKSSQRPQRSHREVADVLRGRIRSGELRPGQRMPTQAKLADEFGVERGAVRQALRILQSEHLLTNVSKGSPATVAPRVGASAVRGPHAAPRPTMVELAPRISAAFAAPHVKIDALCLTSVSLTLAVGEPLREIHAGRINPARVDVRVMLPSRDIPLAFPAPVDASVDGRLQRRWLAHRNAQGQVLKHNLLALRSTHGIDVRVAFRALPFTPPVKLYLLNGREALFAYYTVQRKEAEVDSEQLEMYDAEGTQSTLFAFERSAAAAPRDTTFVEQSGLWFNALWETISSDLLLTS
- a CDS encoding winged helix-turn-helix domain-containing protein → MNGSRKLSSQEIADALRDRIRGGDLRPGERLPTQAELAEEFGVERGTVRQALRALQEDGLLSNVSKGSPPRVAEAAHAARDEPQPTMVGLGPRLGAAFSQPQVRVDAACLTAETLMMALGEPVRRIHEGTIRPESIDVRILLPSRKINLAFPVPVEGRGEDDEEDPVHKRWLDQRNAQIRVLRHNLLALRTSHQLDVRVTFRALPFTPPVKLYLLNGQEALIAYYMLMQREEQMADGPLQMYDAFGTQSLLFSFEKETGPRDAAFVEQSQLWFNALWETITTDLTLS
- a CDS encoding HAD family hydrolase; the protein is MTPDTTQTEPVTVETEILRALITPVRYVLFDFDGPICRLFAGHTAEQVAKDLVAWLEGQGLSGLLTDEERVHSDPMVVLYAVNRRHPRSDLVTELEERLTRQELKAVASAMPTAYADPLIRTWSAKGGRLAVASNNSARTVLNYLEGRGLAECFVPHLYGRTSDLDLLKPDPHCLNRALNALGAPPSAALMIGDAPTDCVAATRAGVPFLGYARNDRKEKLLRSAGAEVVVRSLQPVLSVLRSQA